Part of the Portunus trituberculatus isolate SZX2019 chromosome 46, ASM1759143v1, whole genome shotgun sequence genome, ggtcccatcatgtttttgatttatgttaatgatatgccagtaggaattgacagttacatgaacatgtttgtggacgatactaaaattatgaggagagtaaagaatgtggaagattgtaacaagttacaggaagatcttgataaaatatatgagtggagtaaggagtggcagatggaatttaatatagacaagacccatgttatgaaaatgggaagaagtagatacagaccaaacagggattacaggctgggtgatgagaaaattaaagagaccaatgaggagaaagacttaggagtaactgtgcaaaacaccttgtcaccggagaaacacattaacaagattttttggaaaacatacaacatgcttcaaaatattggccttgcattccactacctagatgaaggaatgatgaagaagatattatgtaccttaataagaccccagttaaaatatgcagcttgtgtctggtcaccgcatatgaagaaaaatgtgaagaaggtggaaagggtacagaggctggcaacaaggatggtaccaggactcagggagttagactatgaggaaagactgaggaagctggggctgaccacattagaagagagaagaacaagaggagacatgataactatgtataaattggtgaacaagattaacatactggacagagagttgataaaggtgaccacaagtaatcatctccaaggacatggaaaaaagctaaaaaaagacatctgtctaaatgacgtgaggaaatacagtttcccgcatcatagcattgataagtggaataaactgagcagtgatgtcgttgacgtggtgtgtgtcaatcagatgagagatatgacaggaatggacaaggagacaggtcacagagagcttagcttgggccctgtaatacacaaataggtaaatacaaataggtaaatacactccTATTTCTCCCTCAATATATGCAATCTCCATCACTCATCCATATCCTTACTCTACTTTTCCTATTCAGTAACTCTCCAGTCATTGATCCACTAACTGTATCCTCAGCAACAATCTTCATTTTCAACATCTGACATATCTTCATATCTattaaagaagtagaaaaactgatgagaaggaaagaagagtgtgAATGGAGGTAAAGAAGCAacaacatgggaaaaaaaaaaaagttcctccATAAACACCTCTTGATCCTTTCTATCCTTTCAATACCATCCTTCCCATGCAGcagtattcctcttccttcctgaaTGCCTCCCACTTGCCTTCTTCACAGCAGTCAGAACACCAACATAACCAGCATAACTGACAGACTGGTACAAGAGCTCTCCACCTCGCCGCCACTCCAACTGTACCACCATAGGCTTCAGCAGCTCAGCCACTTGCCATGTGTGTTCTTTGGGATTCCACCTGAAATGCATTAATTATGCAACATTGTGCCAATGAGATAAGCTGATAAAAGTTTGAGAAGAGGAATTGAGATGACGACATACTTTTGATTTTGATTTTGAACTCCTCATACTTGTGAAGCATACTCCAAATATAGACAGATATACcccctgtacagagttagcagagacaaaacacacaatGAAACACCAACCCTAGAAAGAGGCCAAAATCCAGGTTACGCCCATGGTAGAGGCGGCCAGTGCTGTCCTGTACAATGATGGAGGTGCAGAATGTGAATACCTCATAGAAGATATTGTACAGAGTTACCTCAGATACTGGTAAACCTGAGACTTGGCTGATGCCCACCATTTCCTCACGGTAGGGTGACGGCAGGGTGCTGGACAGCTGAAAGACATTAGTAATGAGTGTCTGCAAAGACACTTAAGACCACAGGCTAAGCATTAGTAATGTCTACTGATGGTACTTATTTTTAAGAAATTAGAATAATATTATGGGATAGCTAGCAATTACAGAAGTAATAATGAGAAATATCCTTCTTGCAGTTGCCAGAAATGTTTTTTCCGGTCACTGGGAAAGTAACTTTCTGCAcatgtaaagttttttttttttcttcttttttaagagAGGACtgtccaagaaaaaaaaaaaaaaaaaaaaaaaaaaggagcccTCTCAGTTGTCAGTCTCCTTAAAGaaccgatagaattagccaaacgatagggacaaatgtcttgaaacctccctcttgaatgaagtcaagtcataggaagttggaaatacagacataggcagggagttctagagtttgccagagaaaggtatgaaagactgagaatactattttaactcttgcattagggagtttgACAGAATaggtgtaagaggaagaaaccttgtgcagtgaggccacaggagggaaggcatccagttagcaagattagtagcattagcatgaaaacagagataaaagacagaaagagatgcaacatttcggtgatgagaaagaagctgaggaGTCAGTTAaaggaggggaattgatgagacaaatagcttttgattctaccctatctaataaagctgtgtgatTGAAGCCCTCCCAAACATAAGAAGAGCACTCCATACAAGGGTAGATAAGGCcgttgtacagagttagcagttgaagaggcgagaaaaactagcagagacaccacagaacacctaatttcataggagctgttttagcaagagatgagaagtaaagttttcagttaagattatgagtaaaggatagtagaacaaggatattcagtgtagaagagggggacagctgagtgtcattgaagaagagttgtctggaatgttgtgtcgagttgacggATGAAgcaattgagtttttgagggattgaacactactaagttttccatgcctaatcagaaatcttagaaagatcattaGTTAGGTGCTCTGTGGCATCCTTGCGTGAcctattgacttcctgaagagttAGCCGTCtgtgaaaagacatggaaaagtgtacggtggtatcatcagcatgaGTGGATAAAGCAAGAAGCTTGTTttaaaagatcattaatgaataataggaagagagtgggtgacaggacagaaccgaggaacaccactgttgatagatttaggataacagtggccgtctaccacagcagcaatagaaaggtcggagaggaaacttgagatgaagttgcagagagaaggatggaagtcGTAGGAgagtagttttgagatcaaagcttaatgccagactctatcaaaagcttttgatatgtctaatgcaacaacaaaagtagATAAACTTCTGactagaaggaaaggtaaaagttgaCAGACAGAGTTTGAAGAGTTTGGCCATGCAAGGTGCAAGAACAAAAGCACAATTTTTGAGAATGAtatgagggaccccatcaggtccataagctttctgagggtttaggccattgggggcatggaaaacatcattacgaagaactttaattgatagcatgaaatagtcagagggaggaagagaaggaggaacaagcccagaatcatccaagatagagttattagcaaaggtttgagagaaaagttcagctttagagatagaactgatggcaatggtgccatcaggatgaaataaaggagggaaagatgaagaagtaaagtaattggaaatgtttttggccagatgccagaagtcttgaggagagttggagtttgaaagattttgacattttctatttatgaaggagtgtttggcaagttgaagaacagacttggcatgattctgggaaaaaatataaactgcatgagattcaggtaatggaaggctcaagtaccttttgtgggcaacatcTATaacatgtatagcacaagaacaggctaaGTTAAACTAAGGTTTatgtttaggttgagaaaagttgacaaaaagagtgaggaatgtacgcctccatgccagacacttatCACTTCTGTTATACATTCAGCACACAGTAATCaatccagggaaaatcagcataatacatcCTCAGGTCCCCATaattggcagaggcaaaatgccacaGGCATctctgctttgggggatcctgtggagggattggagaaataggtcaatatacagatatgaggttataatcagaggagcccaatggagaagatagggcaacagcataagcagaaggtttagaggtaaggaaaagatcaagaatgttgggcatatctccaaaacagtcaggaatacgagtagggtgttgcaccagttactctaagtcatggaggatagcaaagttgaaggctagttcaccaggatagtcagtgaagggagaggaaaggcaatATTAATGGTAAACAttaaaatctccaaggatgaagATCTCTGCGAAAAGATAGAGacacagaatgtgctccactttggaagctaaatagtcaaagaatttactacagTCAGAGAAGTTAGGggaaagatagacagcacaaataaatttagttaaaAAGTTACTTTTGAGTTGAAACCAGATGGGGGAAAACTTGAAAGATTAAGTCATTGTGCACATAggtgaaaatgaagatagagaaagtaggagggaacagacaaggggctactgtcagatgcctcagacacctgtttcagtgaggaaaagaagatgaggtttagcagagtaaaggtggtgttctacagattgaaaattagatctatgactgcaaatgttgcataagttaatgaagaaaaagttgagggaagtGTTAAGATATTTTGTGTCGACACTGATAGAGCAGTCCAACCTGGGGACATCTATgctcccctccccagagggggactccgaaaCTGATGTAGGAATCACCATTTTCTAATTTCAAGTGAAGAGTGTATATGTGTAGGAAGTGcttatatttttgtgtgaaggaagagagttgtctttagagcccttgagttgtgagacacaaagggaaatattCAGCGACTTCACAGCTAGCTTTGATGGTGAGtccacagcaccccctgaatgATCCAGATCTGAGCTGGGCAATCAGGACCGGTCCAGATCAGAACTAGTGACATttgacctcactgggagtaaattatcctATCTGTAGGTATCTACTACTTCCTCCAGTTTGTCACTTTACATATGCCAGAACTATGATAAAGATTTTCTAATGACCTGATATATAAACAGGCATACCAGAGATTCAGTGTGCCTTACCTCCTCCAGATGGTCGATGACTATTTGAAAGACTCGATCCCCCAACACCATTCTTGTCAGGTTCCTCACATGACCCACCAGTGCCACCATCTGTAACATCATTACAAAAATCACCATCACTCTTATTACCTGACACCACTGTTTACATTACCACTGACATACATAATACCCAAAAACATCCATAAGCCAGCATTCTATATGCCAGAAAGTGCAGATCTCCTTTTCAACAACAGCAATATTGCAACAAAATacttgaaagaaaggaacataaatacttagaagaaaggagaaataaagtacAAGGAAAATCAACTGATATTTGagagaaactagagaacataagaGATCAGACTATAAGAAGAAACTGTACAAAAGACAGCACCAGAGAGGAGCCACTGCAAAGGCCAAACCTCCTAACCttctaccaccatcaacaccagcaTCCTTTTTGTACCATGCCCTCAGAGCAAGGTGCAATGGGAGGCTATTTTCCTTTAATTGCTGAAGTTTTACATTTGCTTACAAAGTtacttatttctgttttttctttaactaactatctatctatctatctatctatctatctatctatctctctctctctctctttaccacaTGAACTacgacaaaaataaaataagaaagatagctatggtatataattatgtttttgcacaggggttccttgagacacaCATTTTATCATGAGGGTTACGCAgtggtaaaaaggttgagaaacactgttctagaggaaagaagatgaaaaatggaGACTCTGAGCCTGCAGGAGAGTTTTCCAAAGGATCTTACAATATTTCACATGTCAGAATTTAAGTAAGTCAGCAAAGATTTAACCCTATTATGCCAACTAATGGAATTTCTACTGTACCATTGTCATGGTACCACCTTTACCATTACCTCCTTTACATTATCAAGATTTTTACAGGAATGAAGACACAAACAAGCATACAGGGAAGTAATAATAAACACATTAATTAACAAATTCATCATAACACACATAGGGAGGTAGTGGAGTaatggataaggtgatgagtgTGGAATCAGGCAGACATCCATGCGTAAGTTTGAATCCCgccacatactgctttgaagctatgccatttgtcgagtggtttaaagttacctacatgtcaccatgatacccaggtttaaagtggttacaccaaagatacgcttgggtgatgatatgggccctaatatggataccactataaataaaattgcctgcaccactaatgggtggaagctgaacagcacttcctatatatactcttcaagtaaacctaAAAGCACTATAGGCCAAAgcgttataaaaaaataaataaataaaaaaaaataataaataaataaaatgaagtagatgaagagcaacatcaacatcaacagaagaagaagaagaaatgaaggaaaactgggaaaggaaaagaaagagaagactaaTTTACAAAACATGACAATATAATGAAGGAACAATGagatcataaaaaaagaaggaaattgatGAGGTACATGTTAAATTCTAAACTTGCCTGTTCCTTCTTGTCAGTGATGAGTTGTGTCCATCTGTCTTCTGGCACAAGGTCCAAACTGATGGTGTACTGGGGAACTGCATTGCTGGGGGACAACATGAAGggaaatgtgaaaaattgtTGAGAAAAGACAGGCCTTGCATGTGATAGGGGACGAggtaaagggagagtgagaaattCATGAAGACAAGAATATAACTGaatgatttatatatatgtgcagagagagagagagagagagagagagagagagagagagagagagagagagagagagagagagagagagagagagagagagaatctagtaacaatggatgaagagaaaaaaaaatacagagatgAAAAATGTTGGATATGAGTTAAAAATAATCTTCAGCCAAGTATTTTAATTCTGTCAATGACCAGATGGCAGGAGTCAGGTGAGAGGACATGACATTTTCAGAAGACCACTGATACTTTGCATTCCAAAGATATCCACAAAATCTTCAGATCTTACCTTTTATTTGGGGGAAAAGCATTTTCCTCACATCCCAAGAACTGCAATGAAGAAGTTATTATTCACCTTGATGAGTGAAAGACAAGACAAACCCTACAGTCATGCAAGAGGCGTTAGTTACCTGGTTATTACAAGTTAAAATTCAAATAAACAAACTTGTTCTGTCACTAAATATGCAGAAACAAATGCACAATTAGAATGTAAACAATAACTGAATTCAAGGTGTCTTCACCTGCCATGACACCAGTGCACCAGTATGGACAAAGAAGATTAAAATGATCAATGCCTGTATACACTTATTTGTTCGGTTACATTAGATTTCGTGTGGATAAATGTCAAGAAGGACAATACCATTGATCTCATGATAACTGAACTTACTAAGGTCTCATACACTACTATTATTTAGTTTAATTTGtgaattagaataaaaaaaaacaaagatattgCAGACAGGTCTATTAGAGATACAGTTATGTATTCCTAAACTAAAtccaataccaataataatgctCTCTCTATTATTGAACTGCCTCCTCAACTGTGGTATATCATTAAATGTGGGGTGTTGCTTGGCAGAACACCATTGTCTGTTGGTTCTCACTTTTCCGTACAGATGCAGCTAtcaaggcaaggaaaggcatCAAACTTCTGAATCCCATGCTTTGCAAGCAGCAGAGAGAAATAGTCAGGTGATTATAATAGTCAGTGTGCCACCCTTAAGACTCGGTGCTCTGCCTGGTGTGAGTACCTTATTTGAGGTGTCCTGCCTTGGAACATTATGGAAACACAGGTAAATTGATCTAAAGGTTGGACAAATTGACTGTGAGAGGCCTTCCCAAAGGATTACTTGTTAGAACACAATACAAGCACAAAAACGTTATTGATCAGACCTAGATGTTCAACAAGACCTCGTTGGGTTTTTCTGTTGGCTTTGATTGTTCTAactaaacaatgataataaaatgtgaGAGCCTAGTAAAGTTAATACAATCATGAGATCAAAGGACCAAAATgttaaatattttcttacttaggTAAATATTAAGACAAGGCATATAGTTCTATCTAGGTATATAGTACTAATGCTTTCAGCTTTTAACCCCCAACAAACTTGGGGACCTGATGGAAAAGTAAAGTTTTTGGGTGGCAAAAGCTAAAACATAGTCAAATGTCACCTCTTACTATAAAAAAATATGTGAGTTATTATTGCAGTTGTTATGGGGGGTGTCATCTTTGATACTACAGAAAAAAATTCCAGAAATCAGGAGTTAGATTTCCAGAATCTCCAGAAATAGGTAGTCTATATGTACCTCTTTAAGGACACTAATCTAATCTatcattacctaacctaacctaagttaggttaggttattgccTTATTGCCCAACACTAAAGGgaacctccatccttcccttcaatTTCCTAATCTAACAATAGCAAGTTTCTTTACCTTCCATATATGAgaatatttatgcatttatgcTGTAGTTGACAGGAATATCTTAACTTTCTGTCATACTAAACTGATGTTAATCATATTACATTTGAAGCCATGCACAAAACTCTTACAATTATACCATATAAAATATCCATCACCATAACATTTTGCAGACATGTCACACCCCCACCTCACACTGTCTGGCTGATTATCTAGATCAATTGTATTATTTCCCTCTTCATATGAAAGTTTATATGGCACCTAAAGATTCCAGTGTGAAAGCTAGGAGGAAAacgtaataaatatataaattaataagGTCGGAAAATGTTCCTTCACCAAACACTTGTATCATCCTATTTGCCAACGTAACTGCCATCAGATttaaaacacaatgaaaatatattttctttaaggaatgacgtgacacacacacacacacatctcaccgGGTTTCTCAGCGTAGAAGCACCAGCCAAACAGAAGGCACAGCTGAGGGTGAAAACTGTTAAGGTGCTCAGTGTTGGCCTCATCCTGTCACTTCTCAGGACTAAACGCGCCTTCTGACAGATGGCAAGTGATCGCTCGTCAACCACAGCTGATGCCTCTGCCAGCCAGCCCACAGGAAGAGGTTAGCGTGTGCTTCCTCACATGCAGCCAGCAAGACCACAAATAAGTACGCAGGATGTCACAGGCACTGGCACGTGATAATGATTCATCCACGCTCactgttctttcctttatttacttttatttattaattattattatttgtgtataTCAGCGAATTCCATGAAACAAGAAACAGAACAGAGTTGCCAATTTCAAAAGTTTTCCTATGTCCTTCAAACATATCTCACTGCCTACATTGTCAGGTGTGAGTGATAACATTATCATGATTCACGAGTGACTccgtaataagaaaaaaattaaactgcGAGCTACGCGATACATTTACATCTGTATTAGCTACCAACTCAACCTATGTCAGTATAAACTAAAATAATACATAGTCGCACTCCGCaaggaagtaaaaagaataCTTGACAGGTGTCGTATTCACTTGGAGTTAAAGCGACGCAAACATCGTTTGAActtatttaattctttttattttttcaactgtCTATATTTTCTAAGTAATCATTATAGTTCCAGAACAGTCATATCATATCTTATTTTAGGTAATGTCCTGAATGAGTACTATTAATTTGGCGATTGGAAATATTTCTGATAAGTTTTCATGTTGGAGTTAGCGCCGTGAAGATGTATGGATCCTGATGAGCTCAAGTTTTCATGTAGTTCCATATCATCACTACTGTCGCAGACCCCCTTGGTAGCAAAtcactctcctttatttcctctttttttttttcggctgAAATAGGGCCTAGAGTCAAAATAGAGCTAAGTGCAGTTTCTTACCTCCAACAAATGAATAGCGAGCTGCTTGCCTTGGTCATCTTAATGTAACCAAATTAAGCCTAATCTAACTATAAACTCAAACTAAACCTAACCGAATTAAATCAAACCTAACTAGATCTTATCTAATTAAACTAAACATAAACTTCAAATTTAACCTGACTGGACAAgtaaacataatataaaagtGCTGAAAATAGccaataaaagaaatagtaaaaataaaattgctCACGGCGTCATTATTAATTAACGAGACATatacatgtactgtacatgGAGTTCAGAG contains:
- the LOC123520015 gene encoding acid ceramidase-like isoform X1 is translated as MRPTLSTLTVFTLSCAFCLAGASTLRNPFLGCEENAFPPNKSNAVPQYTISLDLVPEDRWTQLITDKKEQMVALVGHVRNLTRMVLGDRVFQIVIDHLEELSSTLPSPYREEMVGISQVSGLPVSEVTLYNIFYEVFTFCTSIIVQDSTGRLYHGRNLDFGLFLGWNPKEHTWQVAELLKPMVVQLEWRRGGELLYQSVSYAGYVGVLTAVKKDKFTFSLDERFSLDGGFMGLLEWVLLKDHKQKWIAFITREVMEQADSYEAAKYTLSHTRLLAPVYFILGGAQRGQGSIITRWRDNFRVDDLGSKVSGSSSWFLVETNYDLWNSPPFYDDRRSPAVRCLNEAGQGNASLSLLYNVLSTRPVMNKLTTYTSLMQVNEGHLEAWLRFCDDPCWPW